A region of the Sarcophilus harrisii chromosome 3, mSarHar1.11, whole genome shotgun sequence genome:
TCCCAGGGCTTTTGGTTCTAGTACCACTGGCTTCTCCAGGCCTTGTATTATTCATTGTGACAACTGCAGTGCTGAAAAGTTTTTCCACTTAAAGGGAAGTAGCTCCCAGATGGATAATCACTGGGATGCACTCCCTACCAACATCTCAGTGAAGATGTCTAATCTTTGTAGTCCCCTTTGTGCCAAAGTTCCCCCTTGGCTCTTCCATCCTACTGACAAACAAGTGTTGCATGGAGATATAAAGCAAGAACTAAAGGAAAAGCTTCGGGAACAGAGTGCAAAAGTGGTAACTGAGCCTAATAAGCCACTTTGTCCACGAATGCTCTACGACGGGTCTGAGAGATCTCTGACCAGTATCTATGGAGACAAGGATCATCCCAGATCTGAAGCTTTTTCTCGGCCCAATCTGTTCCATTCACTCCCCAGCCCAAAGGACATCAAACAGGAAGCAAGGCGTCGGCTACAGCTCCACAGACAGAACAGCTCCCCAAATCTTGCTCTTTCTCATCTAAAGCAAGGTTTAGATATGATCAAATACAGGAACACAGACTCTGTACAGGACTCTAGGGAAACCAGGAGACTGGAATTGGGAAGAAAACTTCACCTCAAGGGCCGACTGTACATTCCAACTTTTgaagaattcaagaagatgagacAGAAGTTGCTAGACCCATCCTTAGGTACCCCCAAACAAAGAACTCTTGAAGAGCCCCAGCCTTCTCAGGAAGGTGGTGAGAACAAAACCCCTATGGTCTTTAAGGAGTCTTCTCTGTTCTCTATAGCTCAGAGCCAACCAGTTTCAGAAATGAATAATAACTTCAGTGTAGGATTGTGTGATTTAAACTCCACCCAGCACCATCTTATTTCTCACAATTCAACAACTGACAAAAAACCATTTATTTTACAAGACATTGACTCTTGGGTTCCAAGTCCTGAGAACTGCAACTCTGTAGTCCCGAGCAGAGATGACCCTCCAGATCCCATCTGTTGCAGCCCGATTCCCAGGTCTATATTGCAAGTAGACCACAATAAAGAAAAGCATcagacaaaagaggaaaaggcaGGCATTCTAGACCTTTCATGTGTAGTCTGCCACAGTTCACCACAGTCCCCAGCCTCTGATGTGCCATTATCCTTCTGTCCCACCTTGCTGCTCAAAATCACTGACCCGACCTGCTATGGCAGCAAACTGCAGAAGATGAAGGAAGGGATGATTGACTCAGCCCTGGGCCTTATTAAGAAAAGGTATAGAACTGGTATGAGCTGACAAAGGCAAATGCTAGGGGGGAAAATACTCAGGTAAATGGTTTCTTATCTTCTCACTTCCAGAGGCCTAATTTGGTCATTATGGAGTCACTCCCAGGCAGGAAGGAGGCAGGAGTGTTTCTTGCAACCACTGTTCTAAAGTAGACTTAAGCTCCTCAGGATGATCAAGGTCCCAGGGGTCTTTCGATTGcgggaataacaataacaacaacaacaataataataactaactttattttgtactttgctgtttacaaagcattttatatatattcatatatatgtacatataaactcATTTGATTGTCTCACCAACCCTTTAGATATTCTTAATCCCTATTTTAGCTGAGAGAAATAAGGGACTTGGTCTGGGTTACACATATActaaatatctgaagcaggattagaactcagatcttcctgatttcaggatcaATACTCTAGCTATACAATATGCCAAACTACCTCTTAGGATAGCCAAGCCCCTAGACAAATCCCTTATGACCACTCCATACTGAATCTACAATCTTTGCTACCAGAACAAAGTACTTTCCATTTGCATTCTGTTTCCCTCATCTAAATATTATTCACTTCCTTTCTGCCaatccattttccttccttcttcaaaaaCTTTATTCCAAACTTAGATCTTGAAGCTTTTATTGATTTAATGTCACATGTCCTATAAACTCTCTTACACCTCAGTGCTTTTAATATACTCTTCACTCTTTTATTGACATCTATATGCTGCTTTGTACCTAAATCTGAAGTCTCTTTCACATACATAAATGGTTGTAAGTTCATTAAAGGCAATCACCCAGTGTTTGATTCTCTTTATATCTTCCACAATGCCTAATTCAGGGTTTGATACATAGGGGGTCCTTAAGAATTTGTGGAGCTGATGGTAACATTGCTTCCTGTAGTTGTAGGCCCAATGTCAAGTCTCCAGCACAGTCACAGGATCCGCAGGATGTTGCTCATGCTTCGCTGAACAATAACAACCCTTCACAGATGTGCTGGAAGGACCTGAAAAACAAGACTGCAAGGGACACTCAATTGGTTGGATGGGTAAGCCCAGAACATAGCAAGTAGTGAATCCAGCatttcaaagttaaaaagaaCCTTACAGGTCATGTAGTCCAGCCTGTACCTGCTGAGAACATCCCTGAAAAGTGATTACGCAGCTTTTGCTTTGAAATCTCCAGTGAGGGAGAGCCTGCTGCTTCCTGAGTCAGCCTGTCTCACCTTGGAATTAAACAAAAGTTAAGACTTGTGTAAGCTGAAATTTCTCTCTGACTTCCCCATTGTTTCTAGTTGTGTTCTCTAGGACCCAGATGAATAAGTCTTTTTCCATATGACAGCCCACAAGGTAGGGAAGAGTTCTGTTTAATGTTGGAAGAGGTAGGATAGCCATTATATTCTTTGATATGGTAGGGAAGTATGAAATAGGGATTTGGAGAATTTGAGTGAGGAAGAAGACATGGGTACACCTGCAACAAGGCCCCTGGTCAAGTCTAAGCATTCAAAATAATCTAGAGCAGGTTATTTGATGAAGCCTATGAACCTCCTtacagaaaaacattttaaatgcctaaaatatatgagattacaaagaaaattaatcaatCATGTAAAATCCTGTTATCaaagtatcttttaaaaacatgCTCACGGACCATCAGTTAAAAACTCCTAGTCTAGAGAGAAGTTATAGGTAAAAATTGACATCTGGAGAGAAATCATAAGAGTCCAGGGCACTCTGATACTTATTCCAGGCTATTTTCCTACTGTTAAAAGATAGATTACCTCTCTGTACTTCATTCTGGCAACATGGGTGTGTCCCAACTTGAAAAGGAAACCTGTTTCTGAATAGGATGAGCAGAATAAACAGGTCATTGTTATAAAAGTGAATTCTGTGATCCTAAAAGCAAGGGCAGAATGATTTAAACAGATATGGTAATGAATTCCTATTTGCAAAGGATAAAATAAGTTATAATTAGAATGACCTTGAGGGATATAGAGATAACACAAAGGGGAATAGGGAAACATTATAGTAAATGTGGGGCAAATATCAGTGACTAACTCAGAATTCTCTCTTTGTTATCTAGTCCCACTTCTATTCTTATGTGATTGGTTCCCCTGAACACCTTGCTCTAGGTTATGATCAGCAGCTTCTTTTCCTGGCTGTGGGTAATATTTCCCTCATTGCTCccctccttccttatcttctctaTCAATTGGGGCCTTCTTTGGCTTTGATGTTTCTGAATCTTCCCTGTTCTTGTTGTCATAACTCTAATACTCCCTTTTATTCCCTCCTCTTACCCCTCTTCtgcactcactctctctcttgctcCATCCCCTCTTGACTTCAGTGCCATATATCTTACAGACTTTGAGCCCCGGCTGCCATTGTTCCAGTTTGAACAATTCCCTGGAGAACTCCAGGTCCCCCCAGGAGTGTCAACCTCAGCCTCATTTTAGTGGCTCAACACCAAAGACAACTAGCTGGAAAAAGCACCTGGAATTGAGGAGTGCTGCCATCATTCACCAGCACACAGACAGATGCCAGACCAAGAAAAACCCTGGTACAAATCTCTCCCAATAATTACCTTCCTCTATTCCCAGACCTGGAAGACTGACAAGTGACCATCACTAGCCCATCCTATAGCCTTCTATATACCCACTTTGATTGCACCATGAGCGGAGGTTTGCTGATTGGTCAGGTTCATTTACTCTGCTGAGTGGGATAGTCCCTGTAGCCTCAGAATAATGAAGGAACATGATGAGAAAGAAGCCCATTTCTATCCTTGTTAACTGACGACTGGATCTCTGgtcctttctttatctttctgtggCTCTACTgatgaaaggagaggaaaggcaATAGTATTACttcatatcccaaagaaattctTAGTTCCTCAGAGACTACCACATACCTCCAATGGcaatagacaagtcacttaacctctctgggtctcagtttcctcatttgtaaaatgaaggagttagactagatgatcttttaGGGTTCCTTCTAAATCTAGATCTATGGTCTATGACCCTGATCCTATGATCTCCTAGTCTTCACAAATGGATAACAGAGAGAGTTACTAGATAACAGCAAAGATCTCCCGAGCAGAAgaattctcctccctcccccactttctctctttctctttctctcattaaGGTGACCTTTGAGCAAGAGCAACAGATGCTGTACATCAAGAATGACATTTATGGTCATAGTCAATCCCTCTCAAGAAATGTTCTTCACTGACATATTTTGTTCCTCGCTGCCACTCCCTTTGTGAATTTTACATTCTTCTCATTCCTCTCCTGGAAAGTGCCTTAGTTATAAACTCCCTATGTCCTTGCAGTAAGTAAGCAGGACATAAGTAGCTATGACACTCAAAGCATGGAGACTTCCTGCAAGGAGGGTGTCTTTTGCCTCAAAATTCTACAATCTTATATTTccacttttaaagaaatttctcaCCTGGTCCTATCCAGTTTGAATGGCCCAAAGTTTTTGGAACAAGTGTACATCTTTGGGCACTATCCATATTTCTTAGATTAAATGTCTGTCCTCTAACCTCTGTATTCCATCATGATGGTGGATATCCCCTGGACCTTTACCCCTTCAACTATGCATATATAGAATCACGAGAATCACTCTAGGATTTGCAGAGTTTTACTGTATTTTAATTGTTAATCTGAATTCCTCTAAATCACATTATCATACCCCCAACAGTTGTGACTCTTAATCTTGATATTTTAAGCCTggggaaaattaggaaaggaagTTTTGAGGGGGAGAAGATGAGTTTGGTTTTATATTTGAGATGTTGGTAAGATAAAAGGTGGTGGAGAGGTGAGGGGTGCCCAGCAGTGGACAGTGtgataaatggtaaaaacaaaacaaaacaaaacaaaacattttgttctaGTATAGAATGTATTTTAGATTTACCACTAATTAGTTAAGAATTTGaataagccatttaacttctggacctcaatttccctgCTTGTAAAATAAGAAACAGGGTTCATTTAGATGATTACTTAGTTCCCTTTCACTCctgaaattcaaattcagtgAATTCCTAGACTTAATGCAATAGCAGTTTAGAATAATCCAATGTTTCACTTCCTTAACTGCCTAAATTTTTCTATCCCCTTGATTTGCAAATAAACTGGGTTTTCAATGTGTTTGTATTTGGATGGGGTAGGGAAGCAGGagttcttggatttttttctcatttgttcttctcTTCAGCCTTTTTTGGAACAGAATTTCCAGATATCCCTCATGGCTGGAACTTGGCTGAGAACAACTGTTTCCCATCTGCGATACAACATTGGAATAACATGGACTGCCTTAGAACAGACAATGGGATGACAGATTTGAGTGAGGAAAAGAATGAGGATGAACCAAGTGGAGACCAAGAGGCAGCAGGGCAAGACCCGAAGACTAGGGCAGTTGAGATAGAACATGTGGACACTGGCCTTGAGCCAGTCCCAGACAAAAATTGGCACAGCCAGGCATCCACAATGTCAAACTCCCCAGAGGCACATTGCACAGACtgtggggagaggaaagaagccTTGAGCCTAGAGGATGGGAGCCTTTGTGGACAGTGCACCAAGCTACGATGGGAACGGAAACAGGCAGTGTTGGAGTTCATTCATACAGAGGCCAGCTATGGGGAAGATCTGCACATTCTTAAGGAACAGTTTCAGTTGCCTATGCAGTCCGCTGGACTGTTGAACCCTGGACAGCTGCTAGTTGTGTTCAGCAACATCCAGGAGCTCATTGATCTCAATGAAAGATTTCTGAAGAGCCTGAAGCAAGAGATTTCCCAAGCCTTGTCACAGGTATGGGATCTTAAAAGGGGCTGCTCTTTTTTCCCAACAAGTATGtaactctcatcagatttgataTTATCAAGGGCCTCAGGTATCGTGCCAGTAATACCTTAGTGGAAGAATTATCGGACCTCAGACTAGTTCCAACTCTTTGGCCTCTTCCCAGTCTCCTCTTGTTCAGTGCAGTCCCCTCTCAGCCCTCTCAGCTCTCTTTCATTATACACTTGTAACCACATATATTTGGTCTAAGCCTGTCAGTGCTTGGAAGGAACCCATattaaagatgataaaagatcCATTGTGATTCAGCACTCATATCCAGACTAggtggttgtttttttcccctccaattaTGAGTTACAGAAAGACATGAAGAATTTGGAAAGAATTCAGAATGGAGCATACAGGAATATTGAGAGTTAGGAAGTTTGATGATCAGGGAaggagattatttaattttgaataaaaaagtcTAGGAGAAGCAGTCTCCAAACTCCATTTCAGATGATGATAGACAAGAGTAAGAAGCTACTTTCCATCTCAGAAGAGAGGTAGGATAAAACAGTGGAGAGGTCACTGAACATGTAGCTGAGAAAACtggggttcaaatcttgtcttattACCttttctggggctcagtttcctcacctataaaaattAGGAGGTTGGACTCGAATGGATTGTAAGGTACCTTCTCGCTCTGTATATTGTCAATGCTTGCATCATTTTTTACCATGGAAacaccatttttaaaattagaaacgACCCTGAGACCCTTTCCTAGGAAAGGAAGAATTGGGCATCTGTACTGCTTCTTCCTGATAAAATGTCGGTTGATGAGTGATTGGGATCTCTTCCTTATATTTACAGGGCGATGATGACCTGATGACTGTGTGCATTGGTGAGATCTTCCTGGAGTATGTCAACATGTTGCCTGCTTTCCAGACTTACTGTCTTCAGCAGGCATCCTCCATAAGCACTCTCAGCaccctggagaaggaaaaggagctaCTTCGGTAAGGGGTATGGAAGGAGCAGGAGTATTGGGTGGTGGGAGTGGATATCAAATGAGTTGAAGTATGCAGAAAGAGTGGCCATGGAGgcttaaaaaaaactataggttgaaaaacaaatagaagcCCATCATTTTGTCATATTTGCCTCATCATTGTCCATCCGGAATAAGTTACAAATAGTAACCTTAGGTTATATGGAGCATCCTGAGGCCAGGTGTAAATTCTAACTTTCACTCTGGCCTTGACTTTTGACCTTGTCCCTCTGGTAAAAATAATTACAGAGTCCAAAATAGACTATTCTAACCTGTATCTGAAGAGGAATTCCCTCTATAGAATCCCAGAGAAGTAGTTATGCAACTTCTGTTCAAATGCTACCAGTGATACTGCTCTTTTATCACCTCCCAAGGtagcattctctttctcttttgtacAGCTCTAATagaacttccccccccccccaaatctacTAAACAAAATATCTGGGATTAAATAGACAAGTTTAGTTTTTttgctctctttccctcttccacaCCATCACTGCTGTAGTATAAACAGTATGATGGAAAGAGATGATCAATAGGAAGAGTTTTATAATAGTTGGTAAACAGGAAtcaaaggattaaaaataaactaacaaaTAACACTAATAACACTAACAAACACTAGTCACCAATAGTTCATTAAAAAGTCATTATCTCTAGTTGCATTTTAAAGTCTCttaagtaatttaaaatattatttattgaattatatttgtgttgtttttcttgttttagtACCAAATTTTGCAGTGTTAgaggttttttcctctttaaggGCTACCTGAATGCTTGCTGTCAAACTAATACACTGTAAAAGTTTACCTTATGattatgggtttttttcttttgattaaaaattaaattatgattttgaaaaaaattttccttttgaatttcatGCTTATCTATACACAATCAGACATGTGTACAATCACAATTCATATTGCTATCTCTGAAGAAAAGACCAACTcaatattaagtaaataaaaacaatttcagatTCCTCTACTCTAGTTTGAAAATTAAGCTGAACTTTTGGGTAATCCTCCCAATACGTATAATTTCTTATCAGAGATGCTTATTGTGATGGATTGTTCCTATTTGCTGCATCAGCAGGGATGCTTCCAAAGTAGGTTAGGCAGGATCACTTCGATGTTGTAAATGATATTACCATTAAGGCCAGGAGAATAAAGTATGAGTATAATTTGCCAGGAAGCAAAATAGAAGAGCAATGGGGGAAGAGGTCAGGAGATGATATATGAAGAAAGTTAGATGTTATTAGATGTATTATTCTTGGCTGAGTGTTCCCTTTGTATCTAATTCCACTTGGTATTGTGAAGAATATAGAGGAAGGGTGAAATAAGATTCTTTGATCTAGAGATCTGCCTTTTACTCCCAAGTGTTTGCCTTACAGAAATATCTCTTCTTGGGGTGTCTGTAGGTTTGATGCAAGGGTTTTTTGAATATATGTTCCAGCATGGAATTTTTGATCAATCAATGTCAGTATTGTGACATATAAGACATACTGCATTGCCATTATTTTTCTGGTGATGTTTCTGACTACAAATCATAGAAAATTAAATCTCTTAAGAATCCAAATCGCAGGTATAGAAATAGACACATAATGTGTGTTTAAATGGCACAATAGTAACTTACATATGAGAAATCATGTAAAAGATATCAAGACTATGTTATAATTAGAAAAGTCACGTACTGATCATGAGATATAAGTGACTGAGTGCAATAACAGAAAGGGTGCTGTTTGAAGATGGAGGGCTTTGGTCCAAAATCCACCTCTGCTATTTACTGTTTGTGTGAACTAGTTTCCTTAGTTACAAAATTGAatcagatggcctctgaagtgcctttcagttttaaatctaggATTCTATAGTGATTGCAAATTTCTTTCTTAGGTTATATTTTATTGTACTGGTAAGAAAAAAtcatattatcttttctttctctcttaattgCCTATCCCAGGATTTTCCTCCATGCTTCA
Encoded here:
- the LOC105749828 gene encoding uncharacterized protein LOC105749828, with amino-acid sequence MEKTLLVNNGTDCSLENIPRAFGSSTTGFSRPCIIHCDNCSAEKFFHLKGSSSQMDNHWDALPTNISVKMSNLCSPLCAKVPPWLFHPTDKQVLHGDIKQELKEKLREQSAKVVTEPNKPLCPRMLYDGSERSLTSIYGDKDHPRSEAFSRPNLFHSLPSPKDIKQEARRRLQLHRQNSSPNLALSHLKQGLDMIKYRNTDSVQDSRETRRLELGRKLHLKGRLYIPTFEEFKKMRQKLLDPSLGTPKQRTLEEPQPSQEGGENKTPMVFKESSLFSIAQSQPVSEMNNNFSVGLCDLNSTQHHLISHNSTTDKKPFILQDIDSWVPSPENCNSVVPSRDDPPDPICCSPIPRSILQVDHNKEKHQTKEEKAGILDLSCVVCHSSPQSPASDVPLSFCPTLLLKITDPTCYGSKLQKMKEGMIDSALGLIKKSCRPNVKSPAQSQDPQDVAHASLNNNNPSQMCWKDLKNKTARDTQLVGWTLSPGCHCSSLNNSLENSRSPQECQPQPHFSGSTPKTTSWKKHLELRSAAIIHQHTDRCQTKKNPAFFGTEFPDIPHGWNLAENNCFPSAIQHWNNMDCLRTDNGMTDLSEEKNEDEPSGDQEAAGQDPKTRAVEIEHVDTGLEPVPDKNWHSQASTMSNSPEAHCTDCGERKEALSLEDGSLCGQCTKLRWERKQAVLEFIHTEASYGEDLHILKEQFQLPMQSAGLLNPGQLLVVFSNIQELIDLNERFLKSLKQEISQALSQGDDDLMTVCIGEIFLEYVNMLPAFQTYCLQQASSISTLSTLEKEKELLRIFLHASQTNNTALRRMNLHSFLMAPLQRITKYPLLLSRITQATATFHPDYSCLCEATSRLASYLEHINRKTKQEGSLLWRPFRQNVWHLHEPVAAIDRRELALKTLGWLWEETRFVMEGGLQMAQPPDGPWTRKGSRTLKFHALQGILMAKLQRPAESGSRQGGPAQGPVGDAALVLIRDKNYGKLSLLRSPIKLGRCVVSADPICKTFELLEIQQGAFILRDDDYAHTQLWLHHIRGYARQLGSWKRRRNALPNIMISIPSHPCTEGYP